The following are encoded together in the Argopecten irradians isolate NY chromosome 5, Ai_NY, whole genome shotgun sequence genome:
- the LOC138323814 gene encoding uncharacterized protein, with translation MRIIRSKETTADMEDNPSQMCAASRLTECFAITDLPSVVATHMLSFLTWEDKLNSIIAIPPWSSCLRAVSAWKCVEYGNEMDENVYFLKEKRTKFLFCIKQYGKYMRSLKLTFGSKLNHMAIKMMHAISEFCPHLTDFYIGQEIPMQVDESLIWRKSVVSAICGILHHCKVLNNVSICQPVVDWTESPDNNIILNLIQQGLAHKVTNLELNAESLWEHEGYLEFLKNFTHLKRLVTRRENITDEILLFLVQHKLEEVTLVQEEEIPLQQQEHLKEGFWTKVLNICPTFKIDMILRYIMVIKDSFPAKMPLRTLILDDLVNIVTKGVLEHLVENYKDCLQHFTYTNSLLENYETGDRRLPSSLVNMAVKCQKLRSLQYGFPLSSTSILLLARARKLEKLLVQAVEVSYEYDWQTDPNWSPDFVAWLKESGKNEKALELAVSEILGFKWKLNYDPFTLDEQLNTMYM, from the exons ATGAGAATCATCAG ATCTAAAGAAACAACAGCAGATATGGAGGACAACCCATCACAGATGTGTGCAGCTAGCAGATTGACAGAATGTTTTGCAATAACAGATCTTCCATCTGTGGTAGCTACACACATGCTTTCGTTCCTTACATGGGAAGATAAGTTAAACAGCATCATCGCCATCCCTCCTTGGTCTTCATGCTTAAGAGCTGTCTCTGCTTGGAAATGTGTCGAATATGGCAATGAAATGGATGAGAATGTGTACTTTTTGAAAGAAAAGCGTACCAAATTCTTGTTTTGTATAAAACAGTATGGAAAATACATGAGGTCTTTGAAATTAACATTTGGAAGTAAACTGAACCACATGGCTATAAAGATGATGCATGCAATTAGTGAATTCTGTCCTCATCTGACAGATTTTTATATAGGACAAGAAATTCCGATGCAGGTAGATGAAAGTCTTATTTGGAGAAAAAGTGTGGTCAGCGCTATTTGTGGTATCCTACATCATTGTAAGGTATTAAATAACGTCTCTATCTGCCAGCCTGTGGTGGATTGGACAGAATCTCCAGATAATAACATCATATTGAACCTCATTCAGCAAGGGCTGGCACACAAGGTCACCAATCTAGAACTGAATGCGGAGTCGCTATGGGAACACGAGGGGTATCTAGAATTTCTCAAGAACTTTACACATCTGAAAAGACTTGTAAcaagaagagaaaatatcacAGATGAAATTCTTCTGTTTTTGGTACAGCACAAATTGGAAGAGGTAACTCTGGTTCAGGAAGAGGAAATTCCTCTTCAACAGCAGGAACACTTAAAGGAAGGTTTCTGGACAAAAGTTTTGAACATCTGCCCGACATTCAAAATAGATATGATCTTAAGATACATCATGGTGATCAAGGATTCCTTCCCAGCAAAGATGCCGTTAAGGACATTGATATTGGACGACCTTGTCAACATTGTAACCAAAGGTGTACTTGAACACCTTGTAGAAAATTACAAAGACTGTCTTCAACATTTCACATACACAAACTCTCTCCTAGAAAATTATGAAACTGGGGACAGGAGGCTTCCGTCTTCCCTTGTAAACATGGCAGTGAAGTGTCAGAAGTTAAGGTCCTTACAATATGGATTTCCTTTGTCCAGTACATCAATCCTGCTTTTAGCCCGAGCTAGAAAACTGGAAAAGCTACTTGTTCAAGCAGTAGAAGTTTCTTACGAGTATGACTGGCAGACTGATCCAAACTGGTCACCAGATTTTGTTGCCTGGCTAAAAGAAagtggaaaaaatgaaaaagcaCTTGAACTTGCTGTGTCAGAAATCCTTGGCTTTAAATGGAAACTCAATTATGATCCGTTCACTCTAGATGAACAGCTTAACACAATGTATATGTGA
- the LOC138323815 gene encoding putative ATP synthase subunit f, mitochondrial translates to MSRAIYEAIKEVGKYDPLYNPRVHGTFNPSRYYGKPDKPIMDVKMKELPSWIWRRNCTPIGAARAVGRGFWSFKLKYISCKNGNWKVLPILCLPVAINEARDHFHHVFDKRKYH, encoded by the exons ATGTCACGGGCAATATACGAAGCAATCAAAGAAGTCGGCAAATATGACCCTTTATATAATCCACGGGTCCATGGTACATTCAACCCTTCGCGGTATTATGGAAAAC CTGACAAACCTATAATGGATGTAAAAATGAAAGAGTTGCCATCATGGATTTGGAGAAGGAACTGTACCCCTATTGGAGCTGCAAGGGCCGTCGGTAGAG gATTCTGGAGTTTCAAGTTGAAGTACATCTCATGCAAAAATGGTAACTGGAAAGTGTTGCCAATCCTCTGCTTACCAGTAGCAATAAATGAGGCTCGTGATCACTTTCACCATGTCT ttgACAAGAGGAAGTACCATTAA
- the LOC138323816 gene encoding MAPK regulated corepressor interacting protein 2-like has protein sequence MYALSRGPSKIVASTRRGPATQLDNLEIKDTEKEPSNGVIMSSPRPYFNHNSLRRGGGNFQRAHSTNGAQETSTQLQHDELVRFVMHSWSKVRNEIETSSRNSNQRDVGPVIYKDKIHNPSLQGFEPFDLASYWGTRTMQKITGSS, from the exons ATGTACGCTTTGTCAAGAGGACCCAGTAAAATTGTTGCTAGCACCCGCAGAG GTCCTGCTACGCAACTAGACAACCTTGAAATTAAGGACACGGAGAAGGAGCCTTCGAACGGCGTAATAATGAG TTCACCAAGACCATACTTCAACCACAATAGCCTGAGGCGAGGAGGTGGTAACTTCCAGCGAGCACACAGCACAAATGGAGCCCAGGAAACTTCAACACAACTTCAACATGATGAGCTTGTCCGATTTGTGATGCATT CTTGGTCCAAAGTTAGAAATGAGATAGAAACTTCTTCACGAAATTCCAATCAGAGAGATG TTGGACCAGTTATTTACAAAGACAAGATACATAATCCCAGTTTACAGG GCTTTGAGCCCTTTGATCTTGCATCCTACTGGGGCACAAGAACCATGCAGAAAATCACAGGCTCAAGCTGA